One Idiomarina loihiensis L2TR genomic window carries:
- a CDS encoding S10 family peptidase, producing MHKSLALVASLTLMGCSIVSAPVTAEEAPNNHKRMLPVDTEVVTEHSVEIKGETVDYTATAGTQPVWDDEGNPTASLFYTYYERQDVDNRESRPIVYSFNGGPGSASVWMHIAYTGPKVLNLSDEGYPVQPYGVQDNPHSILDVADIVFINPVNTGYSRVLPNEEGEMPSREKQKDMFFGVNADVKYLAEWMNTFTSRMNRWQSPKYLIGESYGTTRVSGLALELQNSQWMYLNGVVLVSPTDIGIDRDGPVKQANQLPYFAAAAWYHDALPEALQSKDLDELLPEVESFTLNEYLPALAKGAMLPDDAREQMAEQVAKYSGLSKQAVLDNNLAPSTWYFWKELLRDRDRTIGRLDSRYLGLDEKRAGDRPDFNAELTSWLHSFTPAINYYLREELNFVTDIKYNMFGPVHPWDRTNNNTGKQLRQAMAQNPYLNVLVQSGYFDGATNYFDAKYTTWHLDPSTQMTDRIDFKGYRSGHMMYLRRADLEKANDDLREFIRKSDSKGKPAEYK from the coding sequence ATGCACAAGAGTCTCGCTTTAGTTGCCTCTTTAACTTTAATGGGCTGCTCAATCGTTTCTGCGCCCGTTACTGCAGAAGAAGCCCCGAATAACCACAAGCGTATGCTGCCGGTCGACACCGAAGTCGTTACCGAACACAGCGTAGAAATTAAGGGCGAAACTGTCGACTACACAGCCACCGCAGGAACTCAACCCGTGTGGGACGACGAAGGCAATCCGACCGCATCACTATTTTACACCTATTATGAACGTCAGGACGTTGATAACCGCGAATCTCGTCCGATTGTATACTCCTTTAACGGTGGCCCGGGTTCGGCATCGGTCTGGATGCACATTGCTTACACCGGTCCAAAAGTGCTAAACCTGAGCGATGAAGGTTACCCGGTTCAGCCTTATGGCGTGCAGGACAACCCGCACTCCATTCTCGATGTTGCCGACATTGTTTTCATTAACCCGGTTAACACCGGCTATTCACGCGTACTGCCGAATGAAGAAGGTGAAATGCCGTCTCGCGAGAAGCAAAAAGACATGTTCTTTGGCGTTAATGCCGACGTGAAATACCTGGCCGAATGGATGAATACTTTTACTTCACGCATGAACCGCTGGCAGTCGCCTAAGTACTTAATTGGTGAAAGCTATGGCACAACCCGTGTATCTGGCCTTGCACTAGAGCTTCAGAATAGCCAGTGGATGTATTTGAACGGTGTTGTTTTAGTTTCACCAACTGATATCGGCATTGACCGTGACGGACCGGTAAAACAAGCGAACCAATTACCTTACTTTGCAGCCGCCGCCTGGTATCACGACGCACTGCCAGAGGCTTTACAGAGTAAAGATTTAGACGAATTATTGCCTGAAGTAGAAAGCTTCACTCTGAACGAGTATTTACCTGCATTAGCCAAAGGCGCCATGCTACCAGATGACGCACGTGAACAAATGGCAGAACAAGTCGCTAAATATTCAGGCCTTTCGAAGCAGGCTGTACTGGATAACAACTTAGCGCCAAGCACCTGGTACTTCTGGAAGGAGTTACTGCGTGACCGTGACCGTACCATTGGCCGTTTAGACTCGCGCTACCTTGGACTTGATGAAAAGCGCGCTGGTGACCGTCCGGACTTTAACGCCGAACTGACTTCTTGGTTACACTCGTTCACGCCAGCCATTAACTACTACCTGCGTGAAGAATTAAACTTTGTGACCGACATTAAATACAACATGTTTGGCCCAGTTCACCCGTGGGATCGCACGAACAACAACACCGGTAAGCAACTGCGCCAGGCCATGGCACAAAACCCTTATCTGAACGTGTTAGTACAGTCAGGTTACTTTGACGGTGCAACCAACTATTTCGACGCGAAGTACACAACCTGGCATTTGGATCCAAGTACTCAGATGACTGATCGCATTGACTTTAAAGGTTACCGTAGTGGTCATATGATGTATCTGCGTCGTGCTGACCTGGAGAAGGCGAATGATGATTTACGCGAGTTTATTCGTAAGTCTGATTCAAAAGGCAAACCGGCAGAATATAAATAG
- a CDS encoding NADPH-dependent 2,4-dienoyl-CoA reductase has translation MEKSYPNLLKPLDLGFTTLKNRVLMGSMHTGLEEEKNGFSKLASFYEERAKGGVGLIVTGGISPNFRGRLAPFGSEMSKPWHVGKHRQVTDAVHKYGSKICLQLLHAGRYSYHPFSLAPSAIKAPINPFKPKAMSERQIKNTIKHYARGAKLAQKAGYDGVEIMGSEGYLINQFLCPRTNKRDDKWGGSFENRMRFPLEIVKAVRAAVGEKSIIIFRLSMLDLVEDGHQLDEVLQLGKLLEQAGVTIINTGIGWHEARVPTIVTSVPRGAFSWITERVRRELSVPVVAVNRINTPEIAEHILESNQADMVSMARPLLADPEFVKKAEQGQSERINTCIACNQACLDHVFENKRASCLVNPRACFEQELVMKPAEQKKRIAVIGSGPAGLAFACNAAERGHQVDLYDKSEEIGGQFNYAKQIPGKEEFYETLRYFKYRIEDTGVNLKLGKEQTCEGLLAEKYDDVVLATGVSPRQVDIPGVDLPHVLGYLDVLRDHKAVGKKVAVIGAGGIGFDVSEYLTTEKSLTLDEPEWSERWGIDKSYTDRGGLKPQQPEQSPRQVWLLQRKESKVGKGLGKTSGWVHRNELKSKSVNMWNGVTYHRIVPEGIEIEREGEKQLLEVDNVIICAGQVPQRSLHDALQSAGQTVHLIGGADVAAELDAKRAIRQGTELAAEI, from the coding sequence GTGGAAAAATCATACCCAAATTTACTGAAACCCCTGGACCTTGGTTTTACGACATTGAAGAACCGGGTCTTAATGGGCTCAATGCATACAGGCCTGGAAGAAGAAAAAAATGGCTTTAGTAAATTAGCCAGCTTTTATGAAGAGCGCGCCAAAGGTGGTGTTGGCCTTATTGTCACCGGCGGTATCAGCCCTAACTTTCGTGGGCGTCTTGCGCCTTTTGGCAGTGAAATGTCTAAGCCCTGGCACGTGGGTAAACACCGTCAGGTAACCGATGCCGTTCACAAATATGGCAGTAAAATATGCCTGCAGCTATTGCATGCGGGGCGTTACAGTTATCATCCTTTTTCACTGGCTCCCAGCGCGATAAAAGCCCCGATAAACCCGTTTAAGCCAAAAGCCATGTCGGAGCGCCAGATTAAAAACACCATAAAGCATTACGCCCGCGGCGCAAAGCTGGCGCAAAAGGCTGGCTATGATGGTGTTGAGATCATGGGTTCGGAAGGTTATTTAATTAACCAGTTTTTGTGTCCAAGAACGAATAAACGCGATGATAAATGGGGCGGCAGCTTCGAAAACCGTATGCGTTTTCCACTGGAAATTGTAAAAGCTGTGCGCGCGGCTGTGGGTGAAAAATCGATTATTATTTTCCGGTTGTCGATGCTGGACTTAGTTGAAGACGGTCATCAGCTGGATGAAGTTCTGCAACTGGGAAAACTGCTGGAGCAGGCGGGCGTTACCATTATTAATACGGGTATTGGTTGGCATGAGGCCCGGGTACCAACCATTGTTACCTCGGTACCACGTGGCGCCTTTAGCTGGATAACCGAGCGCGTACGCAGAGAATTGTCGGTTCCTGTGGTTGCCGTTAACCGTATTAACACGCCGGAAATTGCCGAGCATATTTTAGAAAGCAACCAGGCTGACATGGTTTCTATGGCACGACCGCTACTGGCTGACCCGGAGTTTGTGAAAAAAGCGGAACAAGGCCAGTCTGAACGTATTAATACCTGTATTGCCTGTAATCAGGCCTGTCTGGATCATGTGTTTGAGAATAAAAGGGCGTCCTGTTTAGTTAACCCCCGAGCCTGCTTTGAGCAGGAGTTGGTAATGAAGCCGGCTGAACAGAAAAAGCGCATTGCGGTCATTGGTTCTGGCCCTGCAGGGTTGGCCTTTGCCTGTAATGCTGCAGAGCGCGGTCATCAGGTCGATTTGTACGATAAGTCCGAAGAAATTGGCGGTCAGTTTAACTACGCTAAACAGATTCCGGGTAAAGAAGAGTTTTATGAAACCCTGCGCTACTTTAAGTACCGCATTGAAGACACCGGTGTTAATTTGAAGCTTGGAAAAGAGCAAACTTGCGAAGGGTTGCTGGCAGAAAAATACGATGATGTGGTTCTGGCAACCGGAGTCAGCCCTCGCCAGGTCGATATTCCGGGTGTTGATTTGCCGCATGTGCTGGGTTACTTAGATGTTTTACGTGACCACAAAGCTGTGGGTAAAAAAGTGGCTGTGATTGGTGCCGGTGGTATTGGTTTTGATGTCTCTGAATACCTGACCACCGAAAAGTCACTGACACTGGATGAACCAGAGTGGTCAGAGCGTTGGGGTATTGATAAAAGCTACACTGATCGCGGCGGTCTGAAACCGCAGCAGCCAGAGCAAAGCCCGCGTCAGGTGTGGTTGCTTCAGCGAAAAGAGAGCAAAGTCGGTAAAGGCTTAGGTAAAACCTCTGGCTGGGTTCATCGTAACGAACTAAAAAGTAAGTCTGTGAATATGTGGAATGGGGTCACTTATCACCGCATTGTGCCAGAAGGTATTGAAATAGAACGTGAAGGTGAAAAACAATTGCTGGAAGTCGATAATGTGATTATTTGTGCGGGGCAGGTACCACAGCGGTCATTACACGACGCGTTGCAGTCGGCCGGCCAGACTGTACACCTAATTGGTGGGGCCGATGTTGCTGCCGAACTCGATGCCAAACGCGCGATTCGTCAGGGTACAGAACTGGCGGCGGAGATTTAA